The Chelatococcus sp. HY11 nucleotide sequence CCCCCGCTCGATCTCGTTGACGTCGGCCCCGGCGGAAAACACTCCATTCTCACCGATGATGACGACCGCATCGACGTCAGCGTCGCCAGCCGCGGCAATCGCCGCGGCCAGTGCCGCGCGCATTGGCTGGTTCACCGCGTTGATCGGGGCCTGGTTCAGCGTGATAACGCCTATGCCGTCCTCGACGGTCAATCGAGCAGGTTTCAACGTGTTCTCCTTGCGAAAGGTCCGCGTCGGATGTCGCGGAAGCGATCCCCCGCGCCTTTGGACCCAGAAAATATCTAGTGTCCCGTCGATGGGACCTGCTCGAGCGACTTGAGAAAACTCTCGCGTATCTTTGGCTTCACAAGCTTGCCCAACGCATTGCGCGGAAAGTCCTTCCAAAGAACAATACTGCTGAGACGCTGATGCTTCCCCAGCCGGGCATTGGCCCATTCGAGCAGGTCGCGCGCGCTGACGGCAGATCCGGTCCGCAGCTTCACCAGCCCCACCGGCGTCTCACCCCACTTCCGGTGCGGCGCGCCCACGACGACCAGCTCGACCACATCCTGGTGCTCCCCGAGCACCGCCTCGATATCAGCCGGATAGATATTCAACCCGCCAGTGATGATCATGTCCTTCCGGCGATCCATCACGTATATGAACCCATCCTTGTCGCGACGCCCGATGTCGCCCGACTTGAGGAACACTCGGCCGGACCCATCCCGCCAGATAAGGCCGCGCGTCTCCTCGGGGCGGTTGAAGTAGCCGCCCATCGTGAACGGTCCGAGGCCGACAATTTCACCGACCTCGCCGGCGGCAAGTTCACGCCCCTCCGCATCGATGATGCGGATTTCGCATCCGAGGATCGGCCGCCCCACCGAACCGGGTTTCATGAAATGCTCGCTCGGCTTGGCGAGCGTACCGAAGCCTTCGGTCAGCCCGTAAAGCTCGAACAGGTTGGGCGTGATGCGAGCGAGCGTCTGTGTTTTCGTGTAGCCCTGCAACTTAGAGCCGAGGGTCAGAAGCCCTCGTATACTACTGAGGTCTGCCTCAGCCAGCGAAGGCTCTTCCAGTATCATGTTCAGCTGCGTGGGAACCAGCATCGTGTGCGTCACACGATAGCGCTCGACCAAGGCGATGATCTCGGACGGACCGCAGCGCGCCGGAGCGACGATAGTCCCACCTGTGATGACCGTCGACATCATATTGATCCAGGTGCCCGAGGCCGACAGCGGAGTGGCAAGCAGGGCCACGGTGCGGCTGTCGATATTCATGTCGAGACCGCACAGGATACCCAGCGCCTGCAGCGACTGATGCGAGCGGATGATGCCTTTTGGGATGCCGGTGGTCCCGGAACTGTACCAGAGGCAGGCCATGTCCGCGAGCTGGTGCCACCGCTCCGGGCGATCGTCGATGGCGCCGAAGAGGAGGTCGTCCAGGGCTCTCCAGCCCGGCGCGGTGAAATCGAAAGCGATCCAGCGATCCGGCTGCACGCTGGGCAGTGTCGCTCGCAGATCCTCGATTTGATCGCGATAGTCACGCCCAGCGAAGAAGAACGTCGCAGCCGCGTCCTTCAGCAGGAGTGCCATCTGGTCACTCGACAGGAACGCGCTGACCGGCACGAAACAGCCGCCAGCCTTGTGCGTGGCGAAGATGAGTTCGATGAGGAGATGCCCGTTCGGCGCCAGCGCCGCAACCCGATCACCGGCACGCAGGCCGGCTGCCCGCAAAGCATTCGCCATGCGATTGGTTTGCTGGTCGAAATCCCGCCACGTCATGACTGTGCCGTTCGCGATGATCGCCGGCTTGTCCGCGAAGCTCGCTGCGTGCGTAGAGATCAGATCTGAAATGTTCAGGAAATTCGATTCAAGCATCGATGGCTCCGAGCATCATCGACAACGACCGTGACCGATCAACTGACGAAGAACGGCTTGCAGTTCAAAAGGCCTCTGCATGGAGGAAAGATCAATCTGGGTCGATATGTTATCGATAACATACCCATCTCGCATTACAATCCCTTTTGTCCAAGAGGCGTACGCGACATCGCCTTCAGATGTGGAACGACCGAAGCGCTCCGGCTCCTAGGCGCTCTGTCGACGCACGATCTCGAACCCGCGATCGATGATCCGCGGCCCATCATAGGTGCCCCCGATCTTCTGCAGCAGGACTTCCGCGCAGACCCTGCCGAGTTCGCGCCGTGGCGTCCGCACTGTCGTCAAGGCCGGTACGGTCTCTCCCGCGATTTCCACGTCGCCGAAACCGGTGATCGCAATGTCCTGGGGGACGCGCAGTCCCCTGCGCTGCGCCTCCATGAGCGCGCCAACCGCCAGCGTATCCGAGCCAAAGACGATGGCATCGGTGTCTGGGTGCCGCTCGAGCAGCTTGTCGAGAATGACGGCCCCTTCGTGAATGGCGAAGGAGCCGCCCTGCGTCCGGCTATCCTGACATTCGTATCCGGCTTCGGTCAGCGCTTTTTTCCAGCCGCGCCGCCTCTCCATCGACCGATCGTTGTTCTCTGAATCGACGAAACCAAATCCGATCTTGCGATACCCCCAATCCATCAGCGAGCGCGTCATTTCGTAGACAGCACGCTGGTTGGAGAAGCCAACCACGATGTCGAGCGGCTTGGTGGTCTTGCACCAGGTCTCGATAATCGGAACACCGGAGCGCTTGCACATTTCCTTGGTGCGCTCGGTATGGCGGCTTCCCGTGAGAATAACGCCCGCCGGCCGCCAGCCAAGAAATTCCGACAGAATTTCTTCCTCGTATTTGTGATCGTAGGAAGAGCAACCGACCATCGTCGTGTAGCCCTTGGCGATGAGGGTCGCCGTCATCTCCTCGATGAAATCCGAGAAGACAGAGTTGGCAAGGCTTGGCACGGAGACCGCCACCATCCGGCTCTGACGGGAGGACAGGCTGCCCGCGACGAAGTTTGGAACGAACCCGAGTTCGTCGATGGCCTTGTGAATGCGCTCCAGCGTGTTCGGTGAAACCTTGTTGGGTGTCCGCAGGGCGCGCGAAACTGTCATCGCGGTCACACCAGCGCGCGCGGCGATCTCCAGCATCCGCACCGAGCCTTTTGGCACGACCTCGGCAACCGCTGGGAGAACGGCACTTATCTTGCTGGTTCTAGGCGCAGCCATTGCGAACTTTCCTTGGGCCGGGAGCAACATGCGCCCCAGAACAGACAGTCGTGTGTAGGCCATTGATTTGTACTCGACCAGCCATTGGCGGCAGGTTGTCCCCGCCCCTTGCGGCGAGCCTACGTCCTGAACGATTAGCTCATGCCGCCACCGCCCTGAAGTCCTCGCCACCGATCATAACCCGCTCCTCAGCAATCCATCCGCACATTTGACCATTCTGGCAGTAGCTGCGCAGGATGGAAGCGAGCCGGGGCAGGACAGCCCCCCGCGCCTCGACGCTTGCAGCCATCGATGCGTAGTCCGCGAACCAGATTTCAAGCAGGTAATCGAAACCCGCACGGTCATTGGAACGCGGCTCCCGCAGCTTGCCGTTGGCCGGGGTATCGAGGCCGAAATTCTGCACCGCGCGGCTTATCCCTGCCGCCGGCTCCCGCAAAAGCGCCTTCGCGACTTGGCGGCCCAGAAGGCCGGCATTCCCCGCATGCTCCAGCGACATTGCAAGCACGACCTTATGTGCTCCTGAACCGGCAACACGGTCGATGCAGAATTCTTCCCTGTAGAACCGGATGGCGCAGTTCGGCAGGTCGAGGAATCTCCGCTCGTCATCCACCAGGTCCTGCGTTGCCGCGGCGCCATCCGCGCTGGAGCGGGTCTCAAGAACCGCGTCCTCGCCATCAAACCAGAGCTGGCATATGCCCTCGTAGGGCGCAAGTGCCGGGGCGACGAGGCGCGCCAGCGGTTCTGCAAGCGGCGTTGCGACGAGATGATTCTGAACGTAGCGCCTCATGCCGAGACGCGCTGTCCGGCCGCTCAACGCATAGGGACCATGCTGCTCGCGCCAGTAATTGCTGAACTCGTTAAGCGAGCGGTCAGGACGCTTGCGCATGCAGAAGTTCAACTTGAGCATTCATTCCTCCGTGGACCGGCGCAACTCGCCAGATCGGCTAGGCAAGCTGAAGTCTGACCTCAATATTGCCGCGTGTCGCGTGCGAGAATGGGCACATCTGATGAGCCTTTTCGACGATCTCCATCGCCTTCCCGCGATCGACGTCGGGCATGTCCACGGTTAGCGTGGCAGCCAGCGCAAATCCCTGGTCCTCCGCCTTTCCGATGGTCACCTCAGCGCTCACCGAGCAGGCCACAAGCTTCACAGCTGATTGCAGGCTCACGAAACGTACCGCGCTCTCAAAACAGGCCGAATAAGCGGCGGCAAAGAGCTGTTCGGGATTGGTCCCGGGAGCGCCATCGCCCCCCAACGCCTTGGGTCTCGTCAAGGCCAGGTCGAGAATTCCGTCGTTTGAGCGCACATGGCCCGCCCGCCCACCAACAGCCTGCGCCTTGGCCGTATAAAGCGGTGTCACTATTGCTCGCATCGAATGCCTCCCTCGTGGCGCTTCAGGCCGAGACGAGATCATGGATCGGGATGCCACGCGGATAGGCGTCCGTACGCTCCTTGGAAACGCGGAAGTTGAGCTGCGCGCCGTCAGTCTTGGCGATCATGATCGTGAAATGCGATTGCTCGTGGAGCGAGCGGACTTTGCAGCCCTCCAGCAAATGGCCCATATAGGCTTGACCCTCATGGCAGACTGTCAGATGGACGTGAATGTTGGGCTCACCCTCGCGATAGACGATGCCCGAGGCCCCCTCGGAATCATAGGTGTCGCAGTTCCAGCCGAGGGTTCCGACGCCGCTGCACTCCATCAGGCCCTGAAGCTCGATCACGCCGGGCTGCGCCTCGACCGCCCCCTTGGTGAGCGGCATGCTCAGCCGTGCGGAACGCAGCCCGCCCACGATATTAAGGACGAGGCCAGTCTTGATATCGTGTTCTTTCGCCACGGCCATGATCTCGTTGTAGAGATCGCCATCGGGATCGAGCTGCGCCACGATGATGTCGGTGATCCGGGCATGTGCGGTTCGCGCTACCATGAGCTTGTCTTCTCTTTTAGTTGCGGAAATCTGTATTGGGATGGCACGACTACCATGCCGACGATATCAGCTAGATGTTATCGATAACAATCGCGACTTGTCAACGCTGTACACGCCGATCTTCGCACGATCTGGAGTGTCGCGATCAGCATGCTTGCTCGGTCCAGCCAAGCGCCTTGCGGCGGCGAAGCCAAGGATCATTGGCCTTTCCGCCGGTTCATGGGCGACCTCCCAGATCCACGGCGCCGGCTGTCGGGCGAGCCAAGTGTGAGAGGAACGTTCAGCCACGACGGGCGACCGTGTCCCGAAAATCCCTGTTCGCCGATGCGGCGGCGTTCAGCAGTAGGGTCGTGTCGGCCGAGTAGAAGAAGAGGCTGCATCCTGCATCGATCCACCGGCTCGCCTCGGGTGGTGAGTAAATGCCGATACCGGCCGCCACGCCCTTGCGCCGGGCGGCGTCCACGATGCGAGCAGTCGCCTCGAGCACGCCCGGCGCCTCCACCTGTCCGGGCGTGCCGAGAGAGGACGCAAGGTCGGCGCGACCGACAATCAGGGCATCGAGCCCGGGATCACAGCTCACGATCGCATCGATCTGATCCACGCCGGCGCGGTCTTCGATCTGGCCTACGATAAGAAGATCGTCATTCTGGCGGATGCAATGCGCGAGGAACTCCGAACGCAGGCCACCATAATGGGCTGCGCGCGTGAGCGTGCATGTTCCACGCTCACCTTTCGGAGCGTAGTTGACAGACTTGACCGCCTTGCGAACGTCATCTTCAGACTGCACGAACGGGATCACGATGCCCGCCGCGCCAAGTTCAAGGACTTCCAGGATCGACTTGTCGGCATTCTCGCGGATACGCACGAGTGCCGCCATGCCCCGCAATTCGGCCGCCCGGATCATGTTGACGACGTCGCTCCAGTTCTTCGGCGAATGCTCGAGGTCGATGATGACGAAGTCAAATCCCGCATAGCCCATGATCTCCACGATGTCGGGACTCGCCATGAAGGCGAAGGTCCCGAACACTGGCTCGCCACGCCGCAGCTTTGCCTTGAGGTTGTCTTTCATCCTATTCCCCCTTTCCTGCACCGCCCATGAACGGGCGCCGTGGCGTTATCGATAACATCGCACGATACAAGTTTCGCTGTTGGGCTCCGCGCGGGTCGCTGATTTGGGAGCGGGCCGCTGACTTTGGACACCGTCCTAGAGAGCCCTGGCCACCTCGTGGCCCTCGTAGATCGCCTCGATCGCCGAGCGCGGCGCGAGACAGTCGCCGACCGAATGATGGGAGACCGATGCGTCCCCGAACCATGTGCGATGCTCGTCGCGCGCCACATTGTTATCGACGACGATGAGGTGATCGAACGTGCCGCACACTTCGATCCTGCCCGAGATGGGATCGGCGATCAGCAGTTCCCCTGCGTCGAAGGATACCGGCTTGCGCATCGGATGCATTCGTACCGCATGCTCGCGGAATCGGTGCATGAGCCCGTAGAGGCTGTAGGGGACGATGCCCCAGCCTGGGGCGCCGCCCGCCGTGATGAGCGCCATCTCGCGGCCCGATGCCATCAATTGCTCCGCGACAGCCATCATTGTGTAGCCGCCGGTCGTGTCGAACACCGCCACGCGCTGGCCGACGGCATCGAGATCGTTCGCGAATTCGTCGACCGAGAGCACTCCGGCGGCCCCCGCCAGCGGCTTTGCCCGCACGCCCGACCCGGTAGCGAAGACGATGTCGTCAGCACCGTGATCACGTATCGATTCTGCCGTGGCGCGACGATCAAGATTGATATCGACGCCTGTGCGTTCGCACCGCGCGACGAGGCTGTCCACGAGGCGCTTGTGGTCGCTGCGTCGGGCAAAGCGTGCCGCCATCGCGAGTTGGCCGCCGAGCCGTGCTCCTGCTTCCCACAAACTCACCTTGTGCCCCCGCGCTGCGGCCACATGCGCGGCCTCCAGTCCAGCCGGGCCGCCCCCCACGACGAGAACCGACTTCCGGCGCTTCGCCGGCTGGCTCGCCGGCGCGGGCCAGGTGGCTTCCTTGCCGACGGTCGGATTGGACATGCAGGTGATCGGCAGCGCCGTCCAGTTGCGCCCAAGGCACCCCTGATTGCACGCGGTGCACGGCACGATCTCGTCCTCCCTGCCCTCGCGCGACTTGCGCACGATCTCGGGATCGGCGAGGAGGGCCCGGCCCATGCCAACCATGTCGGCATGGCCATTCGCGATCATCGCCTCCGCCTGCGCGACTTCACGGAAGCGCGCGACCGTCAGCACGGGTATGGCGAGCCCCCGATCGCGCAGCGCCGCGGTCGCCTTGATAGTCAGTTCGCGGAAGTAATCGTCGGGGAAGCTCATGTCGGGCGCGAGCGTCGCGACCGACCGTGAGCCATGATAGGCTGACTGGCTGAGGTGCACGAAATCGACCTTCAGCTGCTCGACGAACTTCAGCAGGATCGGTATCGAGATCTCAGGCGTGAGCCCGCCGTCGATGTATTCATGCAGCGAGTATCGGAAGCCGATGGGGTAATCGGGACCCATCTCCTCGCGCACAGCGCCGATGAGCTCCAGCGTGAACCGCATCCGGTTCTCCTCGCTGCCGCCGTAGCTATCGGTGCGGAAATTGGAGGCAGGTGAAAGGAACTGCTGCAGCAGATGACCATGGCCGACATGCAGTTCGACTCCGTCTATGCCAGCCTCGCGCAGCATGCGGACGACCTTTATCTGGTCGTCGATGACTGAACGTATCTCGGCATGGGTCATCTCGTGCGGCACTGCTCCAGTCCCTGACCACGGAACCGGCGATGCACCCCAGGCGGGCGTGCGCGAACAGTTGCCGTCACCCTGGCGCCCCACGTGAACGATCTGGGCAAACAGCCGCGCGCCATGGCGATGAACCGCATCGGCGCACATCCTGTACGCATCGGCGCAATCATCGAGGAAGCCGGCGAGTTGCGGGGGCCGCGCGAGAGCCGAGCGGCTTGGCCGGATCCCCTCCATGAAAATCGAGCCAATGCCGCCTCGCGCTCGCGCCTCGTAGTATTCGGCAAGCTGTTTGCTTGGCAGGTTCTGATCGCCCATGTTGGTCGTCAGCGCCGGAATGAAGAGCCTGTTGGGGACCTCGCAGGTTCCCAGCATCATCGGCTCGAACACACGCTTGTAACGGCTCACGGCCTGACTCCAGTCCATGGTGAAAACGGTGCCGCGGCGCCATCCCGCATCGGGATGTAGCCTTCAGGATAGATAGGCCTCATTGATCCTCCTGTCGGTCGCAAGCACGTCGGCGTCGCCTTCCGCTATCTTGCGTCCGCTGTCGAGCACATAGGCACGGCTGGAAATGCGCAGTGCCGCCTTGGCGTTCTGCTCCACAAGCAGGATCGTAGTCCCGTCGCTGTTAAGTTCCTGGATGAGCTCGAATACGCGCGCCACCATCAGCGGCGCGAGCCCCATGCTCGGCTCATCAAGCAGCATCAGGCGCGGCCGCGCCAGCAGCGCGCGTGCCAGCGCCAGCATCTGCTGCTCGCCGCCGCTCATGCTTTGGGCCATGACATCCCGTCGCTCATGCAGCACCGGGAAGCGGTCGTAAATGCCGCCCATCTCGGACCGCCAGCCGCTGCTTCTTGTGTAGGCCCCCATCTCGAGGTTTTCCGCGACGGTCAATGTTCCGATCGTCCCCCGCCCTTCGGGCACCAGGATCATGCCACCCCGCACGATACGATGCGGCGGTTCGCCGGCGATGTCCTTGCCATTGAAGCGAACCGTGCCGGTCGAGGGCAGCAATCCGCACAACGCCAGCAACGTGCTCGACTTTCCGGCCCCATTGGATCCGATCAGCGAGACGATCTCGCCCTCCTTCACGTCGAAGGACACGCTCTGGACAGCCTTTATCATACCGTAGCTGACGCACAGGTTCTCGACCTCAAGCATGCTCATCGGCGGCCCCCAGATAGGCTTCGATCACCTTCGTATCCTGGCGGACATCGAGAGGAACGCCGTCGGCGATGACATTGCCGAAGTTGAGCACCACCACCTTGTCAGAGATGCTCATGATAAAGCCCGCCTTGTGTTCGATGACGATCATCGCCAGCGCGCGCTCACGCAGAGACTGAATGAGCTCCTTCACATCGTTCGTTTCTCGCGGGGTCATGCCGGCGGTCGGCTCGTCGAGGAGCAACAGGCGCGGATTGCTCACGAGCGCGCGGGCGATCTCGACCCTGCGCTGAATTCCATAGGACAACACGCCGCCCTCGCGGTCAGCATATTGGGCAAGGCGCATCGCCCCGATGATGTCGCTCGTCCGGTCCCGCGCCTCCTCCTCCATTCGCCGCGCCGACGGAAAGCGCAGCAACGTGGCTGCCAGCCCGAACTGGAGACTTGCATGGCAGCCGGTCAGCACGTTGTCGAACACCGACATCCCTTGAAACATGCGAATGTTCTGGAACGTGCGGCTTACCCGGCCTTCGGCAGCGATGCGGTGAGCGGACCAGTCGGTGACGTCCTCGCCAGCGATGAGAATGTGTCCAGAAGTCGGCTTCGACAGTGCGCTTATAACGTTGAGCAATGTCGTCTTGCCTGCCCCATTGGGCCCGATAAGGCCGACGACCTTGCCCTGAGGAACCGTGAAGGACACATCGGATAAGGCGCGAATACCACCGAAGTGCTTGCTCACGCTCGCAACTTCGAGTTCGGAAGCTGACACCGCGGCGCTTTCGGTGTCGAAGTCGAGTGCCGCGCTCATCGCCCGAGCTCCACGGTGGCGCCCCGGTTCCAGCCAAAACGCCGGGCAAGGACGGCCAGCGGATCAATCAGCCCGTTCGGCAGATAAACCACGATCACCACCAGGAGCGTACCGATGATGATCTCACGGTACTCGGCAAAACCCGCCAGCCAGTCCGGCATGGTGGTGACGACAAGCGCTCCGAGAACGGGGCCGAACGGGGTCGAAATGCCACCAAGCAGCGTATTCACCAGCGCCATCGTGAGTTGAACGAAACCGAACTCGAAGGGAACGACGACGCGGTTCACATGCGCCCACAGCCCGCCCGCGAGCGCTGCCACCGCGGTACTGATCAGGAAGGCCTTGAGTCTGTAGGCCTCCACATCGATGCCCATGGCGCGTGCGGCCGAGACGTCGGTGCGGATGGCGTCCCAGGCGCGACCGGTGCGTGACTTCTGAAGGGTCCACGCGATATAGAGGAGCACCGCGAGCACGATAATGACATGCCATGCCCGGACGGTGGCCGGCACACCCAGCAAGCCGGACGGTCCATTGGTCAAACCGTCGAGATTCATGGCCATGGCCTGGACGATCGCCGCGAAACTGAGCGTCGCGATGGCCAGATAATGCCCACGCAGTTTGAGCACGGGATAGACGAGAATGGCGCCGAGCACGAGCGCGAGCACGATACCGGCGGTGATGCCCACCGGCGACGGCAGCCCGAAGCGCGTGCTGAGGATTCCGGCCGTATAGGCCCCTATCGCCATGAAGCCGATAGCCGAAAGATTGAAGATGCCCGCGCGCAACGAGAAGTAAATGCTGAGCGCCGTGACAGCATTGATGAGCGCGGTGACGATCGCGTGATTGTAAACGATCAGCCAGTAGGAGATCTCGTCCAGGCTCATGGCCGCGCCTCCTCGTCGCGCCCGAACATCCCGTTCGGCCTCAGGATGAGGAAGCAGAAGAGTAATCCGAAGATCACCACGTCCCTGAACGCACCGATCCCGATCATGATGCTGAAAACCTCGGATAGGCCGATGAGCATGCTCGCCACGACAACGCCGGCGACGCTGCCGAAGCCGCCGATGACGATCGCCGCGAAGCCTTTGAGAACGTAAGGCTCACCCATCAGGAAATGGACCGAGTTGAACATCAGCCCGAGCAGTACACCGGCCAGCCCCCCGAGCCCGCCGGAAATGAAGAATGTCCAGCGGGCAACGCCGGCAGTCGGAATGCCCAGCATGCGGGCAATACGCTCGCTGAACGCCATGGTGCGTATGGCCTTGCCGAGCTTGGTCCTGTTGAGAAGGACGTAGGAGCCGATCAATACGCACAATGTAGTCGCCAGCACGAGCAGTTGGATGAAGGTCACGCGCAGGTCACCGAAAACCCATTGCGTGGTGGGCAGGCTGTTGGAAGGAAATCTCTCGACCTGTGCGCCCGAAAGCTTCTGCGTTACTGACAGCAGCACCATCGATGCGCCGATGCTCGCTACCAATGTCGACATGGGAGAGCCACCGCGGGAACGCAGCGGCCTGAAAATGATCGTTTCCAACAGCATGTTGACTAACCCGCCAACAACGACCGCAAGCAGTAACGCAAGAACGAACGGGACCGCATAGAGCTTCATCGCATAGAAGGAGACAAATGCACTCAGTGCGAAAATCGCTCCCTGTGCGACGTTGAGGATATTGAGCGCGCCGAGCACCATGTTGAAGCCGAGTGCGAAGAGGGCATATACGGAGCCCGCTACGATCCCGTTGAGAAGTTGCTGAAGCAGCATCTGTCACTCGTCTCTGCGTTACATGTCAGGAAGACGCGGGGCCGCGGCGGCGCTGCGCCGCGGGCACGATTCTGTGCACCTGCGTCAGTATCAGTCCAGCAACTTGACACCGCCGTCGGCCTGCATCTCGAAGAAGAACGGCGTCAGCGCGACCAGTCGATCCTCGAAATGGGTCTTGCCATTCGTACCGAAGATGGTGTCCATCTCGCCGATCGTTTCGATGGCTTCGCGGATCTTCTCGCGGTCGCCGCCGCCGGCCTTCTTGATGATCTGGGCGAGCATGATGACCGAGTTGTATCCATTCGCGCTGAAGGTGTCCGGCTCGCGGTTGAAACGCTTGCGATACTCCGCGACAAACAACTTGTTACTGTCGAGCGGAGAACCTGCGATCCACTGTGAGGGATAAAGGGCGCCCTTCGCGGCCGCGCCTGCGACACGTCTCACCTCATCGGAATCGAAATTCTGCACACCGATGAAAACCGTGTCCGTGAGACCCGCCTGCCGCGCCTGCACGAAGGCCGGACCAGTCTGTCCGCCGAGCAGAAGGATGGCGAGAACATCGGGTTTCTTGCCGGCAATGTTGGTCAACTGCGCGGAGAAGTCCGCGTCCGCTCCCGAGGTCACCGCCTCGGTCGCCACCACCTCGATACCCGCCTTTTTGAACGCGGCCGTCACGACTGGGGCGAGATTGGCGAACAGTGGGTTCTCGCGCTGGTACAGAACGGCGCCGGTCTTGAACTTGCCGCTAGCCGCAATCTTTGCGACGAGCTGTTCGAGGAAGCTGTCCGACGGACGAACCGTATTGTAGACATAGTTGCCTATCTTGCCGAGGCCATCGACGACGCAATCGCCGTTGAGGGTTGGCACCTTCAGCTCCTGCGCCACCGGAAGCGCTGCCTGGCAGATGTTGCTGGCCGTATAGCCGACGATCGCGGAGACGCGGTTTCGGAGCGCGAGCTGCTGCGTAATATTGATGCCAGTCGGCTGGCTGGACTGGTCGTCCATATAGATCGGCACCAGCTTCAGGTTCCCGAGCATGCCGCTTTTCTCGACATGCTCGAAGGCGATCTCCATCGCGTCCCGCATCTTCACGCCTGCGAATGCAACAGGGCCAGTGAGGGAGAGCGGCACGCCGATCTTGATCTCCTCCGCCGCCGCGGCCGACACACCGATCGTGCTCGCGATCGCCCCTGCAAGCGCCGCCATACGCAGCCACGGCACGGCTCTTTTATTCATGCCCATGTGAACCTCTCCTCCCGACTGGATCTCGGCCGCGGTGTTTTGGCCCGTTATGTTATCGATAACATATAGCGCAGCCGGCTAACGCTGTGAAGTCAAAAACTACAAATCGCCGCGATTTTCACGAGAACGGGCCAAGAACGACGATTTCCTCCGATATTCCCTTCGACAAACGGAAATACCTGCAGCCGCTGTTGAGCGACTGCAGATAATACCATCTCGATTACGCCCCTGGCACGACGGCCACGCCGGGATGATCCCTTTGACAACCATCGAAAGCGATGGCGCCGAGGGAACACCTCCTTCCAAGCCACGCGGATCCAATGCTTTCGCTTGACGCGGCAGCGGAATCATTGCCAGTGCCTGCCCGCACGAATGCCACGTATTACGGCGCCGTCACCGGTTCGTTGTGACGCACACGGGCAGCGCTCTTTCCGGCGATGCGGCCAAAAGTTGCGCCACGCAGAACCGATGTCGCAGCCGGATATCTGCGATGATAAACCCCAACTAAAGCGCCCGCGGCCAGAAGACCAGGAATACGCTCGCCATCGGCGTTCAACACCCGTCCTTCCGAGTCCGTCTTTATGCCTCCGAATGTGATGATCCCTGATGGGATCAGCGGATAAGCGTAGAACGGGCCCTTCCCGATCGGCCGTGACCAGTTCGACTTAGGTGGCGTCAAGCCCCTTGTGGACAGTCCGTCCGCCACGGCGGGATCAAATCCAGAGCTTGGCGGACATGCCGCGTTATAGCCCGCGATGGTCTCCTCGACCTGTTTCGCCGGGATGCCCAATTTCGCCGCGAGTTCGCCGATGCTGTCGGCTTTTACCGGTGGCAGGTCGGAATAAATGGCTTTCTTGTAGTTCGGAATATCCTCGATGCTTGAATCGTAGATCGCATAGCCGACACCGTCCGGCTGCTTCTGGATCGCCCAGCAGATCCGATCAAAGTTGGTGTAGTCGGCGCCCTGCCCCTCGTCCGCAAAACGTTGCCCGTATTTGTTGACGACGACGCCATAGGCGAAGA carries:
- a CDS encoding FAD-dependent oxidoreductase, coding for MSRYKRVFEPMMLGTCEVPNRLFIPALTTNMGDQNLPSKQLAEYYEARARGGIGSIFMEGIRPSRSALARPPQLAGFLDDCADAYRMCADAVHRHGARLFAQIVHVGRQGDGNCSRTPAWGASPVPWSGTGAVPHEMTHAEIRSVIDDQIKVVRMLREAGIDGVELHVGHGHLLQQFLSPASNFRTDSYGGSEENRMRFTLELIGAVREEMGPDYPIGFRYSLHEYIDGGLTPEISIPILLKFVEQLKVDFVHLSQSAYHGSRSVATLAPDMSFPDDYFRELTIKATAALRDRGLAIPVLTVARFREVAQAEAMIANGHADMVGMGRALLADPEIVRKSREGREDEIVPCTACNQGCLGRNWTALPITCMSNPTVGKEATWPAPASQPAKRRKSVLVVGGGPAGLEAAHVAAARGHKVSLWEAGARLGGQLAMAARFARRSDHKRLVDSLVARCERTGVDINLDRRATAESIRDHGADDIVFATGSGVRAKPLAGAAGVLSVDEFANDLDAVGQRVAVFDTTGGYTMMAVAEQLMASGREMALITAGGAPGWGIVPYSLYGLMHRFREHAVRMHPMRKPVSFDAGELLIADPISGRIEVCGTFDHLIVVDNNVARDEHRTWFGDASVSHHSVGDCLAPRSAIEAIYEGHEVARAL
- a CDS encoding ABC transporter ATP-binding protein, whose product is MSMLEVENLCVSYGMIKAVQSVSFDVKEGEIVSLIGSNGAGKSSTLLALCGLLPSTGTVRFNGKDIAGEPPHRIVRGGMILVPEGRGTIGTLTVAENLEMGAYTRSSGWRSEMGGIYDRFPVLHERRDVMAQSMSGGEQQMLALARALLARPRLMLLDEPSMGLAPLMVARVFELIQELNSDGTTILLVEQNAKAALRISSRAYVLDSGRKIAEGDADVLATDRRINEAYLS
- a CDS encoding ABC transporter ATP-binding protein, with the translated sequence MSAALDFDTESAAVSASELEVASVSKHFGGIRALSDVSFTVPQGKVVGLIGPNGAGKTTLLNVISALSKPTSGHILIAGEDVTDWSAHRIAAEGRVSRTFQNIRMFQGMSVFDNVLTGCHASLQFGLAATLLRFPSARRMEEEARDRTSDIIGAMRLAQYADREGGVLSYGIQRRVEIARALVSNPRLLLLDEPTAGMTPRETNDVKELIQSLRERALAMIVIEHKAGFIMSISDKVVVLNFGNVIADGVPLDVRQDTKVIEAYLGAADEHA
- a CDS encoding branched-chain amino acid ABC transporter permease yields the protein MSLDEISYWLIVYNHAIVTALINAVTALSIYFSLRAGIFNLSAIGFMAIGAYTAGILSTRFGLPSPVGITAGIVLALVLGAILVYPVLKLRGHYLAIATLSFAAIVQAMAMNLDGLTNGPSGLLGVPATVRAWHVIIVLAVLLYIAWTLQKSRTGRAWDAIRTDVSAARAMGIDVEAYRLKAFLISTAVAALAGGLWAHVNRVVVPFEFGFVQLTMALVNTLLGGISTPFGPVLGALVVTTMPDWLAGFAEYREIIIGTLLVVIVVYLPNGLIDPLAVLARRFGWNRGATVELGR
- a CDS encoding branched-chain amino acid ABC transporter permease, which gives rise to MLLQQLLNGIVAGSVYALFALGFNMVLGALNILNVAQGAIFALSAFVSFYAMKLYAVPFVLALLLAVVVGGLVNMLLETIIFRPLRSRGGSPMSTLVASIGASMVLLSVTQKLSGAQVERFPSNSLPTTQWVFGDLRVTFIQLLVLATTLCVLIGSYVLLNRTKLGKAIRTMAFSERIARMLGIPTAGVARWTFFISGGLGGLAGVLLGLMFNSVHFLMGEPYVLKGFAAIVIGGFGSVAGVVVASMLIGLSEVFSIMIGIGAFRDVVIFGLLFCFLILRPNGMFGRDEEARP